The Manihot esculenta cultivar AM560-2 chromosome 1, M.esculenta_v8, whole genome shotgun sequence genome has a window encoding:
- the LOC110621546 gene encoding E3 ubiquitin-protein ligase SDIR1 isoform X1, whose amino-acid sequence MSFVFRGSRGDIESGFPSFAPERPTVRIHAARPVNSNSLAFLVTAVLLLFMILNSHQISPNFLLWLVVGVFLMATSLRMYATCQQLQAQARAHAAAASGLLGHTELRLHVPPSISFATRGRLQGLRLQLALLDREFDDLDYETLRALDSDNVSTTHSMSEEEINALPVHKYKVPGSENPNTSQQQASSSSPSAEMKQDSRKTDGSVKASEDELTCSICLEQVNRGELVRSLPCLHQFHTNCIDPWLRQQGTCPVCKYQVSSGWQESRESESDGPD is encoded by the exons ATGAGTTTCGTGTTCAGAGGTTCAAGAGGAGATATAGAAAGTGGGTTTCCGAGCTTTGCTCCTGAACGGCCTACAGTG CGTATTCATGCTGCCCGGCCAGTTAATTCCAATTCACTTGCTTTTCTTGTCACAG CAGTTCTTTTGTTGTTCATGATTTTGAATTCTCACCAGATATCACCAAACTTCCTG CTTTGGCTGGTTGTGGGTGTGTTCTTGATGGCCACAAGCCTGAGAATGTATGCTACTTGTCAACAACTTCAAGCTCAGGCCCGAGCTCATGCTGCTGCTGCTAGTGGTTTGCTTGGTCATACCGAATTGCGTTTGCATGTGCCCCCATCCATATCTTTTGCAACAAGAGGACGACTACAAGGACTCAGGCTCCAGCTTGCTCTTCTTGATCGTGAATTTGATGACCTAG ATTATGAAACCCTCAGAGCTCTCGACTCTGATAATGTTTCAACAACTCATTCGATGAGTGAGGAAGAGATAAATGCCTTACCTGTCCACAAGTACAAGGTCCCTGGCTCAGAGAA TCCTAACACATCACAGCAGCAGGCATCATCTTCTTCACCTTCAGCAGAG ATGAAGCAAGACTCTAGAAAGACAGATGGGAGTGTGAAGGCTTCAGAAGATGAATTAACGTGCTCTATATGCTTGGAGCAAGTTAATAGAGGGGAACTTGTTCGGAGCTTGCCATGTTTGCATCAG TTTCATACGAATTGCATTGATCCATGGTTGCGGCAACAAGGGACATGTCCAGTATGTAAATATCAGGTGAGTTCAGGATGGCAGGAAAGCAGAGAGAGCGAATCAGATGGTCCAGACTAA
- the LOC110630075 gene encoding small polypeptide DEVIL 13 translates to MDEKWKPSKKEGSSSSASSFIRSFSTKSSSSKSPLLRSSSLKCSSPSSKCPLPRSYSQKNSSITRKCSSLAKEQKARFYIMRRCVAMLVCWHKHGDS, encoded by the coding sequence ATGGATGAGAAGTGGAAGCCATCAAAGAAAGAAGGTTCGTCTTCATCAGCTTCTTCATTTATTAGGAGTTTCTCAACCAAGAGTTCGTCTTCCAAGTCTCCTCTTTTGAGAAGCTCTTCCCTTAAATGCTCTTCTCCAAGCAGCAAGTGTCCTCTTCCAAGGAGTTACTCCCAGAAGAACTCTTCCATTACTCGAAAATGCAGTAGCTTAGCTAAAGAACAGAAGGCAAGATTCTATATTATGAGGCGATGTGTTGCTATGCTAGTTTGCTGGCATAAACATGGAGATTCTTGA
- the LOC110617544 gene encoding zinc transporter 1 isoform X2: MASLSWLPTLKSTIYISLLVLHFSLIKGHGGGDDEDSSSNDNADLHAKGLILVKIWCLIILLVSTFAGGVSPYFYRWNESFLLLGTQFAGGVFLGTSLMHFLSDSTDTFSSLTTKTYPFSFMLASSGYLLTMLGDCIVSLITKGNQRETSVVQAEVGRVVPEDDKEVGQVDLNPVLLRTTSLGDTILLILALCFHSVFEGIAVGVAATNAEAWRNLWTISLHKIFAAIAMGIALLRMLPTRPFLLTVAYSFAFAISSPIGVGIGIAINATTQGQTADWTYAISMGIA, from the exons ATGGCTTCCCTATCTTGGCTTCCGACTCTCAAGTCAACCATCTACATTTCTCTGCTGGTCCTTCATTTTTCCTTAATAAAGGGCCATGGAGGTGGTGATGATGAAGATAGCAGCAGCAACGACAACGCAGACTTGCATGCCAAAGGGTTGATCTTGGTGAAAATTTGGTGTTTGATTATTCTTCTTGTGAGCACTTTCGCTGGTGGCGTCTCCCCCTACTTCTACCGATGGAACGAGAGTTTCCTTCTCTTGGGTACTCAATTTGCTGGTGGGGTTTTTCTTGGGACATCTCTAATGCATTTCTTGAGTGATTCTACTGATACTTTTTCCAGTCTTACAACAAAGACATATCCCTTCTCTTTCATGCTGGCCTCTTCTGGCTATCTCTTGACCATGCTTGGAGATTGTATAGTGAGCTTGATCACAAAGGGTAACCAAAGAGAAACTAGTGTGGTTCAAGCAGAAGTAGGAAGAGTAGTTCCAGAAGATGATAAAGAAGTGGGTCAAGTGGATCTGAACCCAGTTTTATTGCGGACTACTTCTCTTGGGGACACCATTCTACTAATTCTTGCTTTGTGTTTTCATTCAGTGTTTGAGGGGATTGCTGTCGGAGTTGCAG CAACTAACGCAGAGGCATGGAGGAATCTTTGGACAATATCCTTGCATAAAATTTTTGCAGCCATAGCAATGGGAATTGCACTTCTTAGGATGCTCCCAACAAGGCCATTTCTATTAACAGTGGCATACTCTTTTGCCTTTGCGATTTCCAGCCCCATTGGAGTAGGGATTGGCATTGCCATTAATGCCACAACTCAAGGCCAAACAGCTGATTGGACCTACGCCATTTCAATGGGAATTGCAT GA
- the LOC110621546 gene encoding E3 ubiquitin-protein ligase SDIR1 isoform X2, with amino-acid sequence MSFVFRGSRGDIESGFPSFAPERPTVRIHAARPVNSNSLAFLVTVLLLFMILNSHQISPNFLLWLVVGVFLMATSLRMYATCQQLQAQARAHAAAASGLLGHTELRLHVPPSISFATRGRLQGLRLQLALLDREFDDLDYETLRALDSDNVSTTHSMSEEEINALPVHKYKVPGSENPNTSQQQASSSSPSAEMKQDSRKTDGSVKASEDELTCSICLEQVNRGELVRSLPCLHQFHTNCIDPWLRQQGTCPVCKYQVSSGWQESRESESDGPD; translated from the exons ATGAGTTTCGTGTTCAGAGGTTCAAGAGGAGATATAGAAAGTGGGTTTCCGAGCTTTGCTCCTGAACGGCCTACAGTG CGTATTCATGCTGCCCGGCCAGTTAATTCCAATTCACTTGCTTTTCTTGTCACAG TTCTTTTGTTGTTCATGATTTTGAATTCTCACCAGATATCACCAAACTTCCTG CTTTGGCTGGTTGTGGGTGTGTTCTTGATGGCCACAAGCCTGAGAATGTATGCTACTTGTCAACAACTTCAAGCTCAGGCCCGAGCTCATGCTGCTGCTGCTAGTGGTTTGCTTGGTCATACCGAATTGCGTTTGCATGTGCCCCCATCCATATCTTTTGCAACAAGAGGACGACTACAAGGACTCAGGCTCCAGCTTGCTCTTCTTGATCGTGAATTTGATGACCTAG ATTATGAAACCCTCAGAGCTCTCGACTCTGATAATGTTTCAACAACTCATTCGATGAGTGAGGAAGAGATAAATGCCTTACCTGTCCACAAGTACAAGGTCCCTGGCTCAGAGAA TCCTAACACATCACAGCAGCAGGCATCATCTTCTTCACCTTCAGCAGAG ATGAAGCAAGACTCTAGAAAGACAGATGGGAGTGTGAAGGCTTCAGAAGATGAATTAACGTGCTCTATATGCTTGGAGCAAGTTAATAGAGGGGAACTTGTTCGGAGCTTGCCATGTTTGCATCAG TTTCATACGAATTGCATTGATCCATGGTTGCGGCAACAAGGGACATGTCCAGTATGTAAATATCAGGTGAGTTCAGGATGGCAGGAAAGCAGAGAGAGCGAATCAGATGGTCCAGACTAA
- the LOC110622027 gene encoding abscisic acid 8'-hydroxylase 2, whose product MTVMLMPALLCSFLILLLLPLFLQWHHSKDKRLPPGSMGWPYIGETLKLYTQNPNSFFSRRQKRYGNIFKTHILGCPCVMISSPEAARVVLVTRAHLFKPTYPTSKEKMIGPEALFFQQGTYHSRLKKLVQASFLPCAIRGSVSEIEQIVLAFLPTWKYATINTLQQMKMYAFDVAMISVFGEKQHSEMEGIKHLYRCLEMGYNSMPLDLPGTPFHKAMKARKQLNEALRRVIEKRRHSGKQGGGLLGVLLEAKDEKLNDSQIADNIIGVIFAAHDTTASVLTWILKYLHDNQDLLEAVTSEQEGIRQEIIEANRRLTWDDTRRMPLTTRVIQETLRTASILSFTFREAVEDVEFEGYFIPKGWKVLPLFRSIHHCADFFPQPQKFDPSRFEVPPRPNTYMPFGNGVHSCPGSELAKLEMLILLHHLTLTYRWKAMEDEDGIQYGPFPVPKGGLPIRVTPRPRNKLAH is encoded by the exons ATGACGGTGATGTTGATGCCAGCTCTGTTGTGCTCATTCTTGATTCTCTTGCTTCTTCCTCTCTTTCTTCAATGGCACCACTCAAAAGACAAACGCCTCCCTCCTGGTTCTATGGGTTGGCCTTATATTGGAGAGACCCTCAAGCTCTACACTCAGAACCCCAATTCCTTCTTTTCCAGAAGGCAAAAACG GTACGGGAATATATTTAAGACCCACATATTGGGATGCCCGTGTGTGATGATTTCAAGCCCAGAAGCAGCAAGAGTTGTTCTAGTGACACGGGCACATTTGTTCAAGCCAACATATCCAACAAGTAAAGAGAAAATGATAGGACCTGAAGCTCTCTTCTTTCAACAAGGAACTTACCACTCAAGGCTCAAGAAGTTGGTGCAGGCCTCATTTCTTCCTTGTGCAATAAGAGGTTCCGTCTCAGAGATTGAACAGATTGTTTTGGCATTTCTTCCTACCTGGAAATATGCCACTATTAACACTTTGCAGCAAATGAAGATG TATGCTTTTGATGTGGCAATGATTTCTGTCTTTGGAGAAAAACAACACTCGGAAATGGAAGGAATCAAACATCTATATCGCTGCCTGGAAATGGGTTATAATTCCATGCCGTTGGATCTACCAGGCACTCCCTTCCACAAGGCAATGAAG GCAAGGAAACAACTGAACGAGGCGTTGAGGAGAGTGATAGAGAAGAGAAGGCATAGTGGGAAACAAGGAGGTGGGCTGCTTGGAGTCCTATTAGAAGCAAAGGATGAGAAGCTTAATGACTCTCAAATTGCTGATAATATAATTGGTGTTATTTTCGCTGCTCACGATACAACTGCTAGTGTGCTAACTTGGATTCTCAAGTACTTGCATGATAATCAGGATCTATTAGAAGCTGTTACG AGTGAACAGGAAGGAATTAGACAGGAAATAATTGAGGCAAATCGAAGGCTTACGTGGGATGATACGAGGCGCATGCCATTGACTACCAGG GTGATTCAAGAAACTCTAAGAACAGCGAGTATACTATCATTTACATTCAGAGAAGCTGTGGAAGATGTGGAGTTTGAAGGTTACTTTATCCCCAAAGGTTGGAAGGTTCTGCCACTATTTAGAAGTATTCATCATTGTGCAGATTTCTTCCCTCAACCCCAAAAATTTGACCCATCGAGATTCGAG GTGCCACCAAGGCCTAATACGTATATGCCCTTTGGCAATGGAGTCCACTCCTGTCCAGGCAGTGAGCTAGCCAAACTTGAGATGCTCATTCTTCTTCACCACCTCACTCTCACTTACAG GTGGAAGGCCATGGAAGACGAGGATGGTATACAGTATGGTCCTTTCCCTGTGCCCAAGGGGGGCTTGCCTATAAGGGTAACGCCGAGGCCTAGGAACAAATTGGCACATTGA
- the LOC110617534 gene encoding laccase-2 — MDTSSYVLLPAFLVAALFFFCAVPQVANAGITRHYKFNIVSINVTRLCRTKSMVTVNGQFPGPPVVAREGDHLLVKVVNHVSSNITIHWHGIRQLRNGWADGPSYITQCPIQTNDTYVYNFTITGQRGTLLWHAHFRELRATVHGALVILPPHNSSYPFPKPYKEVTILLGEWYNTDPEAIINQALQTGAAPNVSDAYTINGLPGPLYNCSAKDTYRLKVKPGKTYLLRVINAAVDDDLFFTIANHSVIVVEADATYVKPFETELLLISPGQTTNVLLKTKPIAPNAKFFILARPYSTSLGAIDNTTVAGILEYKTSSNSSKSKRLPVVRPPLPPINATSVAANYSSRFRRLVNAHFPANVPQKVDKNFYFTVGLGTSPCPKNQTCQGPNGTKFAASINNNSLVLPSTAILQSYYFKKSNGVYTSNFPRFPPKPFNYTGTPPNITFVAKGTKVAVLPFNASVEVVLQDTSILGIERHPLHLHGYNFYVVGQGFGNFDSKNDPKNYNLVDPVELNTVGVPSGGWVAIRFFADNPGVWFMHCHFDVHLNWGLAMAWIVLDGKHPNEKVLPPPSDLPKC, encoded by the exons ATGGATACTTCTTCCTATGTTCTACTGCCAGCATTTCTTGTAGCTGCATTGTTCTTCTTCTGTGCCGTTCCCCAGGTTGCCAATGCTGGAATTACCAGGCATTACAAGTTTAAC ATAGTATCCATCAATGTCACTCGGTTGTGTCGAACCAAGAGCATGGTAACTGTGAACGGCCAGTTTCCGGGGCCTCCCGTCGTTGCTAGAGAAGGTGACCATCTTCTAGTGAAGGTGGTCAATCATGTCTCGAGCAATATCACTATACATTG GCATGGAATTCGCCAGCTTCGAAATGGATGGGCAGATGGACCATCATACATCACTCAATGCCCTATTCAAACAAACGATACTTATGTGTACAATTTTACTATTACAGGACAAAGAGGAACTCTCTTATGGCATGCTCACTTCCGAGAGCTTAGAGCTACGGTTCATGGAGCTCTTGTCATCCTCCCTCCCCACAATTCTTCATACCCATTTCCCAAACCCTACAAGGAAGTCACCATCTTGCTTG GAGAGTGGTATAATACCGATCCAGAGGCAATTATTAATCAAGCTTTGCAGACAGGAGCTGCCCCTAATGTCTCTGATGCCTACACCATTAATGGACTTCCAGGCCCATTATATAATtgctcggcaaagg ATACATACAGGCTGAAGGTGAAGCCAGGGAAGACATATCTTCTAAGAGTGATCAATGCTGCAGTTGATGATGACCTCTTTTTCACCATTGCAAATCACAGTGTTATTGTTGTTGAAGCTGATGCGACTTATGTGAAGCCTTTTGAAACTGAGCTTTTGTTGATTTCACCAGGACAGACCACAAATGTTCTCCTTAAGACCAAACCCATTGCTCCTAATGCCAAATTCTTTATATTAGCCAGACCATATTCCACCTCTCTAGGTGCAATTGATAACACAACTGTTGCTGGAATTCTCGAGTATAAAACTTCTTCAAATTCCTCCAAATCCAAAAGACTTCCAGTTGTTAGACCACCTCTGCCTCCCATTAATGCTACGAGTGTTGCTGCCAATTATTCGAGCAGATTTCGCAGGCTGGTTAATGCTCATTTCCCAGCTAATGTGCCTCAAAAGGTTGATAAGAATTTTTACTTCACGGTAGGTCTAGGAACCAGCCCCTGCCCAAAAAATCAGACATGTCAAGGACCTAATGGCACAAAGTTTGCAGCTTCTATTAACAACAATTCGTTAGTTTTACCTTCAACAGCAATCCTTCAAtcctattattttaaaaaatcaaatgggGTTTACACTAGTAATTTTCCAAGATTTCCTCCAAAACCATTCAACTACACTGGGACGCCACCAAATATCACTTTTGTTGCCAAAGGAACCAAAGTGGCAGTGCTTCCATTCAACGCTAGTGTGGAGGTAGTATTGCAGGATACTAGCATTTTGGGCATTGAGCGTCACCCTCTACATCTCCATGGCTACAATTTCTATGTTGTTGGTCAAGGATTTGGAAATTTTGATTCCAAGAATGATCCCAAAAATTATAACCTTGTTGATCCCGTTGAGCTCAACACTGTTGGTGTGCCCTCTGGTGGGTGGGTCGCAATTCGCTTCTTCGCAGATAATCCTG GAGTATGGTTTATGCACTGCCACTTTGATGTCCATCTGAACTGGGGCTTGGCCATGGCATGGATTGTCCTTGATGGAAAACATCCAAATGAGAAGGTGCTTCCTCCACCGTCCGATCTTCCAAAATGTTGA
- the LOC110621546 gene encoding E3 ubiquitin-protein ligase SDIR1 isoform X3, with translation MILNSHQISPNFLLWLVVGVFLMATSLRMYATCQQLQAQARAHAAAASGLLGHTELRLHVPPSISFATRGRLQGLRLQLALLDREFDDLDYETLRALDSDNVSTTHSMSEEEINALPVHKYKVPGSENPNTSQQQASSSSPSAEMKQDSRKTDGSVKASEDELTCSICLEQVNRGELVRSLPCLHQFHTNCIDPWLRQQGTCPVCKYQVSSGWQESRESESDGPD, from the exons ATGATTTTGAATTCTCACCAGATATCACCAAACTTCCTG CTTTGGCTGGTTGTGGGTGTGTTCTTGATGGCCACAAGCCTGAGAATGTATGCTACTTGTCAACAACTTCAAGCTCAGGCCCGAGCTCATGCTGCTGCTGCTAGTGGTTTGCTTGGTCATACCGAATTGCGTTTGCATGTGCCCCCATCCATATCTTTTGCAACAAGAGGACGACTACAAGGACTCAGGCTCCAGCTTGCTCTTCTTGATCGTGAATTTGATGACCTAG ATTATGAAACCCTCAGAGCTCTCGACTCTGATAATGTTTCAACAACTCATTCGATGAGTGAGGAAGAGATAAATGCCTTACCTGTCCACAAGTACAAGGTCCCTGGCTCAGAGAA TCCTAACACATCACAGCAGCAGGCATCATCTTCTTCACCTTCAGCAGAG ATGAAGCAAGACTCTAGAAAGACAGATGGGAGTGTGAAGGCTTCAGAAGATGAATTAACGTGCTCTATATGCTTGGAGCAAGTTAATAGAGGGGAACTTGTTCGGAGCTTGCCATGTTTGCATCAG TTTCATACGAATTGCATTGATCCATGGTTGCGGCAACAAGGGACATGTCCAGTATGTAAATATCAGGTGAGTTCAGGATGGCAGGAAAGCAGAGAGAGCGAATCAGATGGTCCAGACTAA
- the LOC110617544 gene encoding zinc transporter 2 isoform X1, whose protein sequence is MASLSWLPTLKSTIYISLLVLHFSLIKGHGGGDDEDSSSNDNADLHAKGLILVKIWCLIILLVSTFAGGVSPYFYRWNESFLLLGTQFAGGVFLGTSLMHFLSDSTDTFSSLTTKTYPFSFMLASSGYLLTMLGDCIVSLITKGNQRETSVVQAEVGRVVPEDDKEVGQVDLNPVLLRTTSLGDTILLILALCFHSVFEGIAVGVAATNAEAWRNLWTISLHKIFAAIAMGIALLRMLPTRPFLLTVAYSFAFAISSPIGVGIGIAINATTQGQTADWTYAISMGIACGVFIYVAINHLIAKGFKPQANLFFDTPFFKFLAVLSGVGVIAIVMIWD, encoded by the exons ATGGCTTCCCTATCTTGGCTTCCGACTCTCAAGTCAACCATCTACATTTCTCTGCTGGTCCTTCATTTTTCCTTAATAAAGGGCCATGGAGGTGGTGATGATGAAGATAGCAGCAGCAACGACAACGCAGACTTGCATGCCAAAGGGTTGATCTTGGTGAAAATTTGGTGTTTGATTATTCTTCTTGTGAGCACTTTCGCTGGTGGCGTCTCCCCCTACTTCTACCGATGGAACGAGAGTTTCCTTCTCTTGGGTACTCAATTTGCTGGTGGGGTTTTTCTTGGGACATCTCTAATGCATTTCTTGAGTGATTCTACTGATACTTTTTCCAGTCTTACAACAAAGACATATCCCTTCTCTTTCATGCTGGCCTCTTCTGGCTATCTCTTGACCATGCTTGGAGATTGTATAGTGAGCTTGATCACAAAGGGTAACCAAAGAGAAACTAGTGTGGTTCAAGCAGAAGTAGGAAGAGTAGTTCCAGAAGATGATAAAGAAGTGGGTCAAGTGGATCTGAACCCAGTTTTATTGCGGACTACTTCTCTTGGGGACACCATTCTACTAATTCTTGCTTTGTGTTTTCATTCAGTGTTTGAGGGGATTGCTGTCGGAGTTGCAG CAACTAACGCAGAGGCATGGAGGAATCTTTGGACAATATCCTTGCATAAAATTTTTGCAGCCATAGCAATGGGAATTGCACTTCTTAGGATGCTCCCAACAAGGCCATTTCTATTAACAGTGGCATACTCTTTTGCCTTTGCGATTTCCAGCCCCATTGGAGTAGGGATTGGCATTGCCATTAATGCCACAACTCAAGGCCAAACAGCTGATTGGACCTACGCCATTTCAATGGGAATTGCATGTGGGGTTTTTATCTATGTTGCCATCAACCATCTTATAGCTAAAGGATTCAAACCGCAAGCTAATTTGTTTTTTGACACTCCATTCTTCAAGTTTCTTGCTGTGCTTAGTGGGGTGGGAGTTATTGCAATTGTTATGATTTGggactaa